The following proteins are co-located in the Micromonospora coriariae genome:
- a CDS encoding patatin-like phospholipase family protein, translated as MERALVLGGGGVTGVAWELGLLAGLAERGVPVTEADLVVGTSAGSVVGAQVCSGVPLEQLYEAQLAPASGELAARLGVAVLARMVWAGARTRDPVRARARIGAMAVAARTPSEASRRAVIEARLPTAKWPARRLLVTAVDASSGEFVVFDGSDSAVSLVDAVGASCAVPGVWPPVTIGARRYVDGGMRSAVNADLAADARRVLVIAPTSGAFGPMPRLSAQLAGLRAAGSRVAVVTPDAAARKAIGRNVLDPARRAGSARAGRAQAAVVADEVAALWA; from the coding sequence ATGGAGCGGGCGTTGGTGCTCGGCGGTGGTGGGGTCACGGGCGTGGCCTGGGAGCTGGGGCTGCTGGCGGGGCTCGCCGAGCGGGGCGTCCCGGTCACCGAGGCGGACCTGGTGGTGGGCACGTCGGCGGGTTCGGTCGTCGGGGCGCAGGTGTGTTCGGGGGTGCCGCTGGAGCAGCTGTACGAGGCGCAGTTGGCGCCGGCGTCGGGCGAGCTGGCGGCGCGGCTGGGCGTGGCGGTGCTGGCGCGGATGGTGTGGGCCGGTGCCCGGACCCGCGACCCCGTGCGGGCACGGGCGCGCATCGGTGCGATGGCGGTGGCGGCGCGTACCCCGTCGGAGGCGTCCCGACGCGCCGTCATCGAGGCCCGACTGCCGACGGCGAAGTGGCCGGCGCGGCGGCTGCTGGTGACCGCGGTGGACGCGTCCTCGGGCGAGTTCGTGGTGTTCGACGGGAGCGACAGCGCGGTGTCCCTGGTGGACGCGGTGGGTGCCAGTTGCGCGGTGCCCGGGGTGTGGCCGCCGGTGACGATCGGCGCGCGTCGCTACGTCGACGGCGGGATGCGCTCGGCGGTGAACGCCGACCTGGCCGCGGACGCCCGACGGGTGCTGGTGATCGCGCCGACGTCGGGGGCGTTCGGGCCGATGCCGCGGCTGTCGGCGCAGCTGGCCGGGTTGCGGGCGGCCGGGTCACGGGTGGCGGTGGTGACGCCGGACGCGGCGGCGCGCAAGGCGATCGGCCGCAACGTGCTGGACCCGGCGCGACGGGCGGGATCGGCGCGGGCCGGCCGGGCGCAGGCCGCGGTGGTGGCGGACGAGGTGGCGGCCCTCTGGGCGTGA
- a CDS encoding peroxiredoxin yields MAGVGVGDVVDDFELPDETGTPRRLSEFLTAGPVVLFFYPAAMTRGCTAESCHFRDLAAEFAAVGATRVGISRDSVARQAEFSTLHGFDYPLLSDEDGTVAHRFGVRRRLPLGPLSTKRMTFVIGADRRVIDVIHSEVSMNDHADRALRALGG; encoded by the coding sequence GTGGCGGGTGTGGGTGTCGGCGACGTGGTGGACGACTTCGAGCTGCCCGATGAGACGGGCACGCCCCGGCGGCTGTCGGAGTTCCTGACGGCGGGGCCGGTGGTGCTGTTCTTCTACCCGGCGGCGATGACCCGGGGCTGCACGGCGGAGAGCTGCCACTTCCGGGACCTGGCGGCGGAGTTCGCGGCGGTCGGCGCCACGCGGGTGGGCATCAGCCGCGACAGCGTGGCCAGGCAGGCCGAGTTCTCCACGCTGCACGGCTTCGACTATCCCCTGCTGTCGGATGAGGACGGGACGGTGGCGCACCGGTTCGGGGTGCGCCGGCGGCTGCCGTTGGGGCCGCTGAGCACGAAGCGGATGACGTTCGTGATCGGCGCGGACCGGCGGGTGATCGACGTGATCCACAGCGAGGTCAGCATGAACGACCACGCCGACCGGGCGCTGCGGGCCCTGGGCGGCTGA
- a CDS encoding MarR family winged helix-turn-helix transcriptional regulator: MDSTAPQSPAGLRTTPSWLLNQTASHAARLISEGFTAHDLRGYHYRLLAALAEGGPASQADLGRRCGIDRSDVVAAINDLAGRGLVVRAPDPADRRRNVISLTDSGADEARRMTQTVERVQQDLLAPLSAAERDQLTRLLTRLLEHHSSRD; the protein is encoded by the coding sequence ATGGATTCCACCGCCCCGCAGTCACCCGCCGGGCTACGCACCACCCCCAGCTGGCTGCTCAACCAGACCGCCAGCCACGCCGCCCGCCTGATCAGCGAGGGCTTCACCGCTCACGACCTGCGCGGCTACCACTACCGGCTGCTCGCCGCGCTCGCCGAGGGCGGCCCCGCCAGCCAGGCCGACCTCGGTCGACGCTGCGGCATCGACCGCAGCGACGTGGTGGCGGCCATCAACGACCTGGCCGGTCGAGGGCTCGTCGTACGAGCCCCCGACCCGGCCGATCGCCGCCGCAACGTCATCAGCCTCACCGACAGCGGCGCCGACGAGGCACGCCGGATGACCCAGACCGTCGAGCGGGTCCAGCAGGACCTGCTCGCCCCGCTGTCCGCCGCCGAACGCGACCAGCTCACCCGGCTGCTCACCCGGCTGCTCGAGCACCACAGCAGCCGGGACTGA
- a CDS encoding MarR family winged helix-turn-helix transcriptional regulator has protein sequence MSTAPTLNGQVIGQAHYATRALLERAVAPLGLSFGQVLTLNVLAAGTTERTRLVHRITSTLKVDEPTVHTLITQLVDAGLAQAGDHTSTGGGEPQVRLTDTGHTVRGRVADAVAGITARLYGDIPADETSVAARVLALVTQRANAELAAIPGGATTVGQK, from the coding sequence ATGTCCACCGCTCCCACCCTCAACGGCCAGGTCATCGGCCAGGCCCACTACGCCACCCGGGCCCTGCTGGAGCGGGCCGTCGCTCCGCTCGGGCTCAGCTTCGGCCAGGTGCTCACCCTCAACGTCCTCGCCGCCGGCACCACCGAACGGACCCGGCTCGTGCACCGGATCACCAGCACCCTCAAGGTGGACGAGCCGACCGTGCACACGCTGATCACCCAACTCGTCGACGCCGGTCTCGCCCAGGCCGGCGACCACACCTCGACGGGCGGCGGGGAGCCGCAGGTGCGGCTCACCGACACCGGCCACACCGTGCGGGGCCGCGTCGCCGACGCCGTCGCGGGCATCACCGCCCGGCTGTACGGGGACATCCCGGCCGACGAGACGAGCGTTGCCGCCCGGGTTCTCGCCCTGGTCACCCAGCGCGCGAACGCCGAACTGGCAGCGATCCCGGGCGGCGCCACGACTGTCGGTCAGAAGTAG
- a CDS encoding GNAT family N-acetyltransferase — MPATVHVRELTADDLADAWELGRFAFGSDPQRPPHATATVPGMTRYGAFDDTGRLVGKAVDLHHDQWWSGRAVPAADIGGVAVAPEARGRGVARGLLTALLRGARERGAAISALYPTVAAPYRACGWEAAGVLRTVDLATAVLHRHRPDPRLTVRAGTPADLPAVAALYERVTRHRNGPLTRRGELFDFFAAERGLPADALTLVEDGGDLVGYANWERGRGYGADSVLTVDEALATSAEAARELVGVLGSWASVAPTLRLCPLDGDAVSVHLPLESAREHARDLWMHRPVDVARAVGMRGWPAHVRGAVEFTLADEVADWNAGAWRLSVADGAGELTRIGGEADLRLDVRGFALLYAGAARARSVAEAGLLHAAGAVPDALDLLGAGGPAQLLDYF, encoded by the coding sequence ATGCCCGCCACCGTGCACGTACGCGAACTCACCGCCGACGACCTGGCCGACGCCTGGGAGCTGGGCCGGTTCGCCTTCGGGTCCGACCCGCAGCGCCCCCCGCACGCCACCGCCACGGTGCCCGGCATGACCCGCTACGGCGCGTTCGACGACACCGGCCGGCTCGTCGGCAAGGCCGTCGACCTGCACCACGACCAGTGGTGGTCCGGACGGGCCGTGCCCGCGGCCGACATCGGTGGCGTGGCGGTCGCCCCCGAGGCCCGCGGCCGGGGCGTGGCCCGCGGCCTGCTCACCGCCCTGCTGCGTGGCGCCCGCGAGCGCGGCGCGGCGATCAGCGCGCTGTACCCGACCGTCGCCGCCCCCTACCGTGCCTGCGGCTGGGAGGCCGCCGGGGTGCTGCGCACCGTCGACCTGGCCACCGCAGTGCTGCACCGGCACCGGCCGGATCCCCGGTTGACCGTCCGCGCCGGCACGCCCGCCGACCTGCCCGCCGTCGCGGCCCTGTACGAGCGGGTCACCCGGCACCGCAACGGCCCGCTCACCCGCCGGGGTGAGCTCTTCGACTTCTTCGCCGCCGAGCGCGGCCTGCCCGCAGACGCGCTCACCCTCGTCGAGGACGGCGGCGACCTGGTGGGTTACGCCAACTGGGAACGGGGCCGCGGCTACGGCGCCGACTCGGTGCTGACCGTCGACGAGGCCCTGGCGACCAGCGCTGAGGCCGCCCGGGAACTCGTCGGCGTGCTCGGCAGTTGGGCGAGCGTCGCACCGACCCTGCGACTGTGCCCGCTCGACGGCGACGCCGTGAGCGTCCACCTGCCACTGGAGTCGGCCCGCGAGCACGCACGGGACCTGTGGATGCACCGGCCGGTGGACGTGGCCCGGGCGGTCGGCATGCGCGGTTGGCCCGCCCACGTCCGGGGTGCCGTCGAGTTCACCCTCGCCGACGAGGTCGCCGACTGGAACGCCGGCGCCTGGCGGTTGAGCGTCGCCGACGGCGCCGGCGAGTTGACCCGGATCGGCGGCGAGGCCGACCTGCGGCTGGACGTGCGCGGCTTCGCGCTGCTCTACGCCGGTGCCGCCCGCGCCCGGTCGGTCGCCGAGGCTGGTCTGCTGCACGCCGCCGGCGCCGTCCCGGACGCCCTGGACCTGCTGGGCGCGGGAGGCCCGGCGCAGCTGCTCGACTACTTCTGA
- the cydB gene encoding cytochrome d ubiquinol oxidase subunit II, producing the protein MDLTTIWFLLIAVLFTGYFILEGFDFGVGMLLPVLGRDDRERRVLINTIGPVWDGNEVWLITAGGAMFAAFPEWYATLFSGFYLPLLLILLALIGRGVAFEYRHKRPEVSWKRRWDAAIVIGSLLPAFLWGVAFANILRGVPLDADHEYVGGLFDLLHPYALLGGATTLALFVTHGAVFIALKTAGDIRERASALAVRLGVGAAVLAVTFLTWTLSIRSSAAAVVLAVGAALALLGGLAAARVRREGWAFTGTAVAIGLAVATLFAALFPNVLPSTLDAAGTLTATNAASTPYTLKIMTWVAVIFTPVVLAYQGWTYWVFRKRIGVANIPQH; encoded by the coding sequence GTGGACCTCACCACCATCTGGTTTCTGCTCATCGCCGTGCTCTTCACCGGCTACTTCATCCTGGAGGGCTTCGACTTCGGCGTGGGCATGCTGCTGCCCGTGCTGGGCCGCGACGACCGGGAACGGCGGGTTCTGATCAACACGATCGGCCCGGTCTGGGACGGCAACGAGGTGTGGTTGATCACCGCTGGCGGCGCGATGTTCGCCGCCTTCCCCGAGTGGTACGCCACCCTCTTCTCCGGCTTCTACCTGCCGCTGCTGCTGATCCTGCTGGCCCTGATCGGCCGTGGGGTGGCCTTCGAGTACCGGCACAAGCGCCCCGAGGTGTCCTGGAAGCGCCGCTGGGACGCGGCGATCGTGATCGGCTCGCTGCTGCCGGCGTTCCTGTGGGGTGTCGCCTTCGCCAACATCCTGCGCGGTGTGCCGCTGGACGCCGACCACGAGTACGTGGGTGGCCTGTTCGACCTGCTGCATCCGTACGCCCTGCTCGGTGGCGCGACCACCCTGGCGCTGTTCGTCACCCACGGCGCGGTGTTCATCGCGCTGAAGACCGCCGGCGACATCCGCGAGCGCGCCAGCGCCCTCGCGGTGCGCCTCGGCGTGGGTGCCGCCGTGCTCGCGGTGACCTTCTTGACCTGGACGCTGAGCATCCGCTCCAGCGCGGCCGCCGTGGTGCTCGCCGTCGGTGCGGCCCTAGCCTTGCTCGGTGGCCTCGCCGCCGCCCGGGTACGCCGGGAGGGCTGGGCGTTCACCGGCACCGCCGTGGCGATCGGCCTGGCGGTGGCGACCCTGTTCGCGGCGCTGTTCCCGAACGTGCTGCCCTCCACCCTGGACGCGGCGGGCACGTTGACCGCCACCAACGCCGCGTCCACCCCGTACACCCTGAAGATCATGACCTGGGTGGCGGTGATCTTCACCCCGGTCGTGCTGGCCTACCAGGGCTGGACCTACTGGGTGTTCCGCAAGCGGATCGGCGTGGCCAACATCCCACAGCACTGA
- a CDS encoding cytochrome ubiquinol oxidase subunit I has product MDALDVARWQFGVTTVYHFLFVPLTIGLSVLVAILQTLWHRTGNERYLKLTKFYGKLFLINFAMGVVTGIVQEFQFGMNWSDYSRFVGDVFGAPLAIEALVAFFLESTFIGLWIFGWDRLPKRAHLASIWAAAIGTNLSAYFILAANSFMQNPVGYKVNPDTGRAELTDFPAVLTNKVALITFPHTLAGSFLVAGSLVAAVGLWHLIRNRDSADTGAYRFAAKFGSWVVLVASAAVLFTGDLQGKIMTDVQPMKMAAAEGLYTTESPASFSVLTVGSLDGSREVFAIKIPYLLSYLGTGDPNGTVHGINDLQAQYATQYGAGSYTPIIPVTYWSFRFMIAFGMAAAAIALLVLWSQRKGRTPTSKWLLRAGLAMPVLPLLANSFGWIFTEMGRQPWIVFGEMLTRNGVSRSVSLAEVLTSFTAFTLIYATLAVIEVKLLLRYAKAGVPDVSETPPSDDTDDAERPLAFAY; this is encoded by the coding sequence GTGGACGCGTTGGACGTCGCCCGATGGCAGTTCGGTGTCACCACCGTCTACCACTTTCTCTTCGTGCCGCTGACCATCGGCCTGTCCGTGCTGGTGGCGATCCTGCAGACGCTGTGGCACCGCACCGGCAACGAGCGCTACCTCAAGCTCACCAAGTTCTACGGCAAGCTCTTCCTGATCAACTTCGCGATGGGTGTGGTCACCGGCATCGTGCAGGAGTTCCAGTTCGGCATGAACTGGAGCGACTACTCGCGCTTCGTCGGCGACGTCTTCGGCGCACCCCTGGCCATCGAGGCGCTTGTCGCGTTCTTCCTCGAATCCACCTTCATCGGCCTGTGGATCTTCGGCTGGGACCGGCTGCCCAAGCGGGCGCACCTGGCCAGCATCTGGGCCGCCGCGATCGGCACGAACCTCAGCGCGTACTTCATCCTCGCCGCGAACTCGTTCATGCAGAACCCGGTCGGCTACAAGGTCAACCCGGACACCGGCCGCGCGGAGCTGACCGACTTCCCGGCCGTGCTGACCAACAAGGTCGCCCTGATCACCTTCCCGCACACCCTGGCCGGCTCGTTCCTGGTCGCCGGGTCGCTGGTCGCCGCCGTGGGCCTGTGGCACCTGATCCGTAACCGCGACTCCGCCGACACCGGCGCCTACCGCTTCGCCGCGAAGTTCGGTTCCTGGGTGGTCCTGGTCGCCTCCGCCGCCGTGCTGTTCACCGGCGACCTCCAAGGCAAGATCATGACCGACGTGCAGCCGATGAAGATGGCCGCCGCCGAGGGCCTCTACACCACCGAGAGCCCCGCCTCGTTCTCCGTGCTCACCGTCGGCAGCCTCGACGGCAGCCGCGAGGTGTTCGCCATCAAGATCCCGTACCTGCTGTCGTACCTCGGCACCGGCGACCCCAACGGCACAGTGCACGGCATCAACGACCTCCAGGCCCAGTACGCCACCCAGTACGGCGCCGGCAGCTACACCCCGATCATCCCGGTCACCTACTGGAGCTTCCGCTTCATGATCGCCTTCGGGATGGCAGCCGCCGCGATCGCCCTGCTGGTGCTCTGGAGCCAGCGCAAGGGCCGCACACCCACCAGTAAGTGGCTGCTGCGCGCCGGGCTGGCCATGCCGGTGCTGCCACTGCTGGCCAACTCGTTCGGCTGGATCTTCACCGAGATGGGTCGCCAGCCGTGGATCGTCTTCGGCGAGATGCTCACCCGCAACGGCGTGTCCCGCAGCGTCTCGCTGGCCGAGGTGCTCACCTCGTTCACCGCCTTCACGCTGATCTACGCCACCCTCGCGGTGATCGAGGTCAAGCTGCTGCTGCGTTACGCCAAGGCCGGCGTACCCGACGTCAGCGAGACGCCCCCGTCCGACGACACCGACGATGCCGAGCGTCCGCTCGCCTTCGCCTACTGA
- a CDS encoding lysophospholipid acyltransferase family protein, which produces MDTAHSPWQPPLIWRAAQLLARALVGLLARLEVTGDVPAYLRRGPLVLAANHISPFDPVVMAAACQTRGIAPRIMATAGLFRAPVFGAAMRRAGHIRVDRGTNAVHRALDAAATAVAGGSVILIYPEGRIGLDPGMWPERGKTGAARLALACAAPVIPVAQWGAHEVLPYRAPRGMLRGVARALWRRPVIRVHFGTPVDLGEVSAASPGVARRATDRIIDALTDTLVPLRPAEPDRPRHVDPGRPSDPSRAHRRRRE; this is translated from the coding sequence ATGGACACCGCGCACTCCCCCTGGCAACCGCCGCTGATCTGGCGTGCCGCCCAACTGCTGGCCCGAGCCCTGGTCGGCCTGCTGGCCCGCCTCGAGGTCACCGGCGACGTCCCCGCGTACCTGCGTCGCGGACCGCTGGTGCTGGCCGCCAACCACATCAGCCCGTTCGACCCCGTGGTGATGGCCGCCGCCTGTCAGACCCGCGGGATCGCCCCCCGGATCATGGCGACCGCCGGGTTGTTCCGCGCACCGGTGTTCGGCGCCGCCATGCGCCGCGCCGGGCACATCCGCGTCGACCGGGGCACCAACGCGGTGCACCGGGCGCTGGACGCCGCTGCCACCGCCGTCGCCGGAGGCTCGGTGATCCTCATCTACCCGGAGGGCCGCATCGGCCTGGACCCCGGCATGTGGCCCGAACGCGGCAAGACCGGCGCCGCCCGGCTCGCCCTGGCCTGCGCCGCCCCGGTCATCCCGGTCGCCCAGTGGGGCGCCCACGAGGTGCTGCCGTACCGGGCGCCCCGCGGGATGCTGCGCGGCGTCGCCCGCGCGCTGTGGCGCCGCCCGGTGATCCGGGTGCACTTCGGCACACCCGTCGACCTGGGCGAGGTGAGCGCCGCGAGCCCCGGCGTCGCCCGCCGGGCCACCGACCGGATCATCGACGCGCTCACCGACACCCTCGTTCCGCTGCGCCCCGCCGAGCCCGACCGACCCCGGCACGTCGACCCGGGCCGCCCGAGCGACCCCAGCCGGGCCCACCGTCGCAGGCGCGAGTGA
- a CDS encoding TetR/AcrR family transcriptional regulator, producing MSSVEMEYDDPKRAAVLAAAVGVFGRYGFQKTSMEAVAKAAGISRPGLYLMFPNKEQLYRATMQGVMERAQAAMKARFADAALSFDERIVAGLDALMGPYIDTQVARDLNELLENSGPQLGSMFHDYQERARATLRAHIDDLAPPGLLDTELTANDVMDLLFSAALTWKSTSATRDEFRERIRRALRLIHRTAR from the coding sequence GTGAGCAGCGTGGAGATGGAGTACGACGACCCGAAGCGCGCCGCTGTCCTCGCGGCGGCGGTCGGCGTGTTCGGGCGCTATGGATTCCAGAAGACGTCGATGGAGGCGGTCGCCAAGGCGGCCGGCATCTCCCGGCCGGGCCTGTACCTGATGTTCCCCAACAAGGAGCAGCTGTACCGGGCCACCATGCAGGGCGTCATGGAGCGCGCCCAGGCAGCGATGAAGGCGCGCTTCGCCGACGCGGCGCTCAGCTTCGACGAGCGGATCGTGGCGGGGCTGGACGCGCTGATGGGCCCGTACATCGACACCCAGGTGGCCCGCGACCTCAACGAGCTGCTCGAGAACAGCGGGCCCCAGCTGGGCTCGATGTTCCACGACTACCAGGAGCGGGCTCGGGCGACGCTGCGCGCCCACATCGACGATCTCGCTCCGCCCGGCCTGCTCGACACGGAGCTGACCGCGAACGACGTGATGGACCTGCTCTTCTCCGCCGCGTTGACCTGGAAGTCGACCTCGGCCACCAGGGACGAGTTCCGCGAACGGATCCGCCGGGCCCTGCGGCTGATCCACCGCACCGCGCGCTGA
- a CDS encoding SDR family NAD(P)-dependent oxidoreductase, giving the protein MSRIITPYSAASTAAEVIAGVDITGRRAVVTGGASGIGLETARALAHAGAEVTLAVRDTAAGDRAAADITAGGALGAVRVARLDLADRASIDTFVTGWSGALHILVNNAGVMALPELTRTAERWEKQFAVNHLGHAELTLGLHDALAAARDARIVVVSSSAHQQSPVVFDDIHFTARPYEAWSAYGQSKTATILFTVALARRWDTDGITANALHPGGIMTNLQRHLDDAQLRYVGAVDEQGNRLEVPPGWKTPQQGAATTVLLAASPEVDGVTGRYFEDGHEAPVIAEPSDGMSGVLPYALDDKDADLLFDETVRLLLR; this is encoded by the coding sequence ATGTCACGAATCATCACCCCTTACTCGGCTGCGTCGACCGCCGCCGAGGTGATTGCCGGCGTCGATATCACCGGCCGCCGGGCCGTGGTCACCGGCGGCGCGTCCGGGATCGGCCTGGAGACCGCCCGGGCGCTGGCCCATGCCGGCGCCGAGGTGACGCTGGCCGTCCGCGACACCGCCGCCGGCGACCGCGCCGCCGCCGACATCACGGCAGGCGGGGCACTCGGCGCGGTCCGGGTCGCCCGGCTCGACCTGGCCGACCGCGCCTCCATCGACACCTTCGTCACTGGCTGGTCCGGCGCGCTGCACATCCTGGTCAACAACGCCGGCGTCATGGCCCTGCCGGAGCTGACCAGGACCGCCGAGCGCTGGGAGAAGCAGTTCGCGGTCAACCACCTCGGTCACGCCGAGCTGACCCTGGGTCTGCACGACGCGCTCGCGGCCGCGCGGGACGCCCGGATCGTCGTCGTGAGCTCCTCGGCCCACCAGCAGTCCCCGGTCGTCTTCGACGACATCCACTTCACCGCCCGGCCCTACGAGGCCTGGTCGGCCTACGGCCAGTCGAAGACCGCGACGATCCTGTTCACCGTCGCCCTGGCCAGAAGGTGGGACACCGACGGCATCACGGCCAACGCCCTGCACCCCGGCGGCATCATGACCAACCTCCAACGACACCTCGACGACGCGCAACTGCGCTACGTCGGCGCGGTGGACGAGCAGGGCAACCGCCTGGAGGTGCCGCCGGGCTGGAAGACCCCGCAGCAGGGCGCGGCCACCACGGTCCTGCTGGCCGCCTCCCCCGAGGTCGACGGCGTGACGGGCCGCTACTTCGAGGACGGTCACGAGGCCCCGGTCATCGCCGAGCCCTCCGACGGAATGAGCGGCGTGCTCCCGTACGCCCTCGACGACAAGGACGCCGACCTCCTCTTCGACGAGACGGTCCGGCTCCTGCTGCGGTGA
- a CDS encoding glycerophosphodiester phosphodiesterase, which translates to MLTRFGYLDAPGPLAFAHRGGAAEGDENTSEAFARAIGLGYRYVETDVHATADGVAVIFHDPTLRRITGEPGRIADLRWADLASVRVGGAAVVPRLDEVLGAWPQVRFNIDVKADGGVEPTVATVTRAGAADRVLLASFSDARLTRLRGLTDGRVATSLGMRGVARLRLASLHGRPLRLPPSVVAAQVPPSYGRVPVVDRRFLDYCHRLGLQVHVWTIDEPAQMHDLLDRGVDGIMTDHVGVLRDVYRSRGHWAA; encoded by the coding sequence GTGCTGACCCGATTCGGCTACCTGGACGCGCCCGGGCCGCTGGCGTTCGCCCACCGCGGCGGCGCCGCCGAGGGCGACGAGAACACCAGCGAGGCGTTCGCCCGCGCCATCGGGCTGGGCTACCGGTACGTGGAGACCGACGTGCACGCCACCGCCGACGGGGTGGCGGTGATCTTCCACGACCCGACCCTGCGCCGGATCACCGGCGAACCGGGGCGCATCGCCGACCTGCGCTGGGCCGACCTCGCCTCGGTACGCGTCGGCGGGGCCGCTGTCGTACCCCGGCTCGACGAGGTGCTGGGCGCGTGGCCGCAGGTGCGGTTCAACATCGACGTGAAGGCCGACGGCGGCGTCGAGCCGACGGTGGCCACTGTGACCCGGGCCGGCGCCGCCGACCGGGTGCTGCTCGCCTCGTTCAGTGACGCCCGGCTGACCCGGCTGCGCGGGCTCACCGACGGGCGGGTCGCCACCAGCCTGGGCATGCGCGGGGTGGCCCGGCTGCGGCTGGCCTCGCTGCACGGCCGCCCGCTGCGGCTGCCCCCGTCGGTGGTCGCCGCGCAGGTGCCGCCGAGCTACGGGCGGGTGCCGGTGGTGGACCGCCGGTTCCTCGACTACTGCCACCGACTCGGCCTGCAGGTGCATGTCTGGACGATCGACGAACCCGCCCAGATGCACGACTTACTGGATCGTGGCGTGGATGGCATCATGACCGATCACGTCGGCGTGCTGCGCGACGTCTACCGCAGCCGCGGCCACTGGGCCGCCTGA
- a CDS encoding MFS transporter: protein MAETVTPTVDDTPPPASTRRERSGWYIYDWANSAFQTTVITVFLGPFLTTVAELAAGCELGADTCDGYVHPLGIRVAAGSYYPYLISLSVFLTVFVLPVIGAIADRSAHKKRLLGGAAFTGAGATMAMAFVTGDRYLLGGALFLVANISFGAAIVVYNSFLPQLGGPDERDGISSRGWALGYLGGGLLLAFNLVAVTLLSQDDNPQRTLDLARWSIVSAGVWWAAFTLVPLRWLRERPTAAALAAGGNVLTDGFRQLGRTLREVKAYPLTLFFLLAFLVYNDGIQTVITLASQYGTEELRLEQSTLIVTILLVQFLAFGGALSLGALARRIGAWKTVLLSLVLWTGVIIGAFRLPAEAPVPFMVLGAAIGLVLGGSQALSRSLFSQLIPAGKEGEYYGFYEISDKGTSWLGPLAFGLVFQLTASYRVGLVSLLIFFVVGFLLLLAVPIRRAIVAAGNTPPRVL from the coding sequence ATGGCCGAGACCGTGACCCCCACGGTGGACGACACCCCGCCCCCGGCGAGCACCCGCCGCGAGCGGAGCGGCTGGTACATCTACGACTGGGCCAACTCCGCCTTCCAGACCACAGTCATCACGGTCTTCCTCGGCCCGTTCCTCACCACCGTCGCCGAGTTGGCCGCCGGCTGCGAGCTGGGCGCGGACACTTGCGACGGCTACGTGCACCCGCTCGGCATCCGGGTGGCCGCCGGCTCCTACTACCCGTACCTGATCTCGCTGTCGGTGTTTCTGACCGTGTTCGTGCTGCCGGTGATCGGGGCGATCGCCGACCGGTCGGCGCACAAGAAGCGGCTGCTCGGCGGCGCGGCGTTCACCGGCGCCGGCGCGACCATGGCGATGGCCTTCGTCACCGGCGACCGGTACCTGCTCGGCGGGGCGCTGTTCCTGGTCGCCAACATCTCCTTCGGCGCGGCCATCGTGGTGTACAACTCGTTCCTGCCACAGCTCGGCGGTCCCGACGAGCGCGACGGCATCTCCAGCCGCGGCTGGGCGCTCGGCTATCTCGGCGGTGGCCTGCTGCTGGCGTTCAACCTGGTCGCGGTCACCCTGCTCAGCCAGGACGACAACCCGCAGCGCACCCTGGACCTGGCCCGCTGGTCGATCGTGTCCGCCGGGGTGTGGTGGGCGGCGTTCACCCTGGTGCCGCTGCGCTGGCTACGTGAACGCCCCACCGCGGCGGCGCTGGCCGCCGGCGGCAACGTGCTCACCGACGGGTTCCGGCAGCTCGGCCGCACCCTGCGTGAGGTCAAGGCGTACCCGCTGACGCTGTTCTTTCTGCTCGCGTTCCTGGTCTACAACGACGGCATCCAGACCGTCATCACCCTCGCCAGCCAGTACGGCACCGAGGAGCTGCGGCTCGAACAGAGCACCCTGATCGTCACCATCCTGCTTGTGCAGTTCCTCGCCTTCGGTGGCGCGTTGAGCCTCGGCGCGCTGGCCCGGCGCATCGGCGCCTGGAAGACGGTGCTGCTCAGCCTGGTGCTCTGGACCGGTGTGATCATCGGCGCGTTCCGGCTGCCCGCCGAGGCGCCGGTGCCGTTCATGGTCCTCGGCGCGGCCATCGGCCTGGTCCTGGGCGGCAGCCAGGCGCTGAGCCGGTCGCTGTTCAGCCAGCTCATCCCGGCCGGCAAGGAGGGCGAGTACTACGGCTTCTACGAGATCAGCGACAAGGGCACCAGCTGGCTCGGACCCCTCGCCTTCGGTCTGGTGTTCCAGCTCACCGCCTCCTACCGGGTGGGCCTGGTCTCCCTGCTGATCTTCTTCGTCGTCGGTTTCCTGCTTCTTCTGGCCGTGCCGATCCGCCGGGCCATCGTCGCCGCCGGGAACACCCCACCCCGGGTGCTCTGA